From one Flavobacterium sp. N502536 genomic stretch:
- the arfB gene encoding alternative ribosome rescue aminoacyl-tRNA hydrolase ArfB, with protein sequence MDVEKIISELSFKAVRSSGAGGQNVNKVSSKVVLTFDLNSSQALSEDEKLLLQKNIAARLTTENILILNCDEDRSQLKNKDIVVKRFLELIKKGLYVPKVRKATKIPKSVIKKRIKDKKNVSEIKQSRKKPNLD encoded by the coding sequence ATGGATGTCGAAAAAATTATATCAGAGTTAAGTTTTAAAGCAGTACGCAGCAGCGGTGCGGGAGGACAAAATGTAAACAAAGTGTCATCAAAGGTTGTACTGACTTTTGATTTGAATAGTTCGCAGGCGTTGTCTGAAGACGAGAAACTGCTTTTGCAAAAGAATATTGCTGCCCGTTTAACAACAGAAAATATTCTGATTTTAAATTGTGATGAAGACAGAAGTCAGCTTAAAAACAAAGATATTGTTGTAAAACGTTTTTTAGAGCTGATTAAAAAAGGTTTATATGTTCCTAAAGTTCGTAAAGCAACTAAAATTCCAAAATCGGTGATTAAAAAACGAATCAAGGATAAAAAGAACGTCTCTGAAATAAAGCAATCCAGAAAGAAACCCAATTTGGATTAA
- the pnuC gene encoding nicotinamide riboside transporter PnuC, whose protein sequence is MIDFFLDSYKNTPLWHIALEFVVFICGILSVWFAKKENIWVYPTGLIATVISVYLLYVAGYIGDMIINGYFSIMSIYGWYVWAKGGTVEDNLPITRTNTNEKIIGIVLFFITVFVVFGIYKYFDYEIKNDNYVDMISSGIFFAGMWYMAKKKIENWTLWIIGDIIVVPLYAYRGLGMLSLQYLIFTILAISAYLEWRKILDSKKQLS, encoded by the coding sequence ATGATTGATTTTTTTCTGGACAGTTATAAAAACACTCCGTTATGGCATATTGCTCTGGAGTTTGTGGTTTTTATCTGCGGTATTTTGAGTGTTTGGTTTGCAAAAAAAGAAAATATATGGGTATATCCGACGGGTTTGATCGCCACCGTTATTTCGGTTTATCTGTTGTATGTTGCAGGTTATATTGGTGATATGATTATCAACGGATATTTTTCCATTATGAGTATTTACGGTTGGTATGTGTGGGCCAAAGGAGGAACAGTAGAAGATAATTTGCCCATAACACGTACAAACACAAACGAAAAAATAATTGGAATTGTATTGTTTTTTATAACTGTTTTTGTAGTTTTCGGCATTTACAAATACTTTGATTATGAAATCAAAAATGACAATTATGTCGATATGATTTCATCTGGAATATTTTTTGCGGGAATGTGGTACATGGCGAAGAAAAAGATCGAGAACTGGACGCTTTGGATCATTGGTGATATTATCGTGGTGCCCCTTTATGCTTATCGCGGTTTAGGGATGTTGTCACTTCAGTATTTAATTTTTACAATTTTGGCTATTTCAGCTTATTTAGAATGGAGAAAAATCTTAGACAGCAAAAAACAGCTATCATAA
- a CDS encoding TonB-dependent receptor, whose protein sequence is MKTFFKGAEVLSYKGSKMNQKSIFFLLFSIFFSQLSFAQEQDSTKVNKLDDVLVSAVRVTTKTPVSFSNLDKKDIKFRNLGQDIPILMNYLPSVVTTSDAGGGIGYTGIRVRGSDATRVNVTINGIPYNDAESQGTFWVNMPDFASSVESLQLQRGVGTSTNGSSAFGASLNMLTDNYATKASGEISSSYGSFNSNKNTVKFSTGLLNDHFELAGRLSTIKSDGYVDRASSDLKSYFLQGTYVGKTTLIKALVFGGTEKTYQSWNGIDAETLNSNRTYNSAGKYKDEAGNVHFYDNETDNYKQNHYQLHWSESISDQWSSNLAVHYTKGQGYYENFKYNEPVAGYGPIQPTKMVENDLGELVPGTDLIRQKWLDNDFYGTTFSVKYKEEKLDVIVGGGWNKYEGSHFGKVIWARNSSQALPGNHYYDDFSTKTDGNIFAKANYQFTEKLSFYGDLQYRNVQYKANGKDTGLVDDSFNFFNPKAGLNYEINSKNTLYFSYARANREPNRTDYEGGNVKPEKLNDFELGWRFNSDKFQLNSNVYYMAYKDQLILTGRLDDVGAPIRANTEKSYRLGLEVDATIQLSEKFILRPNFTLSNNKNIDLAVEGEHYGTTDIAYSPSVIAGNIIVYSPIQSLHISLLQKYVGEQYMNNIELPAAKLADYFVNDLNVSYEIKPKSVFKSILITGLVNNILDKKYVSNGAMWDVYPYYYPQAGINFLAGLTLKF, encoded by the coding sequence ATGAAAACTTTTTTTAAAGGTGCTGAGGTGCTAAGTTACAAAGGTTCTAAGATGAACCAAAAATCAATTTTCTTTCTTCTATTTTCTATTTTCTTTTCTCAATTGTCTTTCGCGCAAGAGCAGGATTCTACTAAAGTCAATAAACTGGATGATGTTTTAGTTTCGGCAGTTCGTGTTACGACCAAAACCCCGGTAAGTTTTAGTAATCTCGATAAAAAAGACATTAAATTTAGAAATCTTGGTCAGGACATTCCAATCCTAATGAACTATCTGCCGTCAGTGGTTACCACTTCTGATGCAGGAGGCGGAATAGGGTATACCGGAATCAGGGTGCGTGGTAGTGATGCTACCAGAGTAAACGTGACCATTAACGGAATCCCCTACAATGATGCCGAAAGCCAGGGAACTTTTTGGGTAAATATGCCCGATTTTGCTTCTTCTGTTGAAAGTTTACAGTTGCAGCGAGGTGTTGGAACTTCTACCAATGGTTCTTCTGCTTTTGGAGCCAGTTTGAACATGCTGACCGATAATTATGCGACCAAAGCAAGTGGGGAAATTTCAAGCTCTTACGGAAGTTTCAATTCAAATAAAAATACCGTAAAATTCAGTACAGGTTTATTAAACGATCATTTTGAACTGGCAGGACGTTTGTCTACTATTAAATCGGATGGTTATGTAGATCGTGCAAGTTCGGATCTAAAATCGTATTTTCTTCAGGGGACTTATGTAGGTAAAACAACTTTGATTAAAGCGCTCGTTTTTGGAGGAACTGAAAAAACGTACCAGTCCTGGAACGGAATTGATGCTGAAACTTTAAATTCAAACAGAACTTACAACTCTGCCGGAAAATATAAAGACGAAGCAGGAAATGTTCATTTCTATGATAATGAAACAGACAATTACAAACAAAATCATTATCAATTACATTGGAGTGAATCCATTTCCGATCAATGGAGCAGTAATTTAGCGGTTCATTATACAAAAGGGCAGGGCTACTATGAAAACTTTAAATACAATGAGCCAGTTGCAGGTTATGGACCAATTCAGCCTACTAAAATGGTGGAAAATGATCTTGGAGAACTTGTTCCCGGTACTGACTTAATTCGTCAGAAATGGTTGGACAATGATTTTTACGGGACAACTTTTTCAGTAAAATACAAAGAAGAAAAACTGGATGTGATCGTAGGTGGTGGCTGGAATAAATATGAGGGATCTCATTTTGGTAAAGTTATTTGGGCAAGAAATTCTTCTCAAGCCCTGCCTGGAAATCACTATTACGACGATTTCTCAACTAAAACGGACGGGAATATTTTTGCAAAAGCAAATTATCAGTTCACTGAAAAGTTAAGTTTCTATGGCGATTTGCAATACAGAAATGTACAGTACAAAGCCAATGGTAAAGATACAGGATTAGTAGATGATAGCTTTAATTTCTTTAATCCGAAAGCAGGTTTGAATTACGAAATTAACTCCAAAAACACCCTTTACTTTTCATACGCCAGAGCCAATCGCGAGCCTAACAGAACCGATTACGAAGGTGGAAATGTAAAGCCTGAAAAACTAAATGATTTTGAATTAGGATGGAGATTCAATTCGGATAAATTTCAGTTGAATTCAAATGTTTATTACATGGCTTATAAAGATCAGTTAATTTTAACCGGAAGACTGGACGATGTTGGAGCTCCAATTCGTGCAAATACCGAAAAAAGTTACCGTTTAGGTTTGGAAGTAGATGCTACTATACAACTTTCTGAAAAGTTTATTCTTAGACCAAACTTCACTTTAAGCAACAATAAAAATATTGATCTGGCTGTTGAAGGGGAGCATTACGGAACAACTGATATTGCTTATTCACCATCGGTTATTGCTGGAAATATTATTGTGTACAGTCCGATTCAAAGTTTACACATTTCGTTATTGCAAAAATATGTAGGCGAACAATACATGAACAATATTGAATTGCCGGCTGCTAAACTGGCGGATTATTTTGTGAACGATTTGAATGTTTCTTATGAAATCAAGCCAAAATCTGTTTTCAAATCAATTTTAATTACAGGTTTGGTAAACAATATTCTGGATAAAAAATATGTTTCAAATGGAGCAATGTGGGACGTTTACCCTTACTACTATCCTCAGGCCGGGATTAATTTCCTAGCGGGATTGACATTGAAATTCTAA
- a CDS encoding geranylgeranylglyceryl/heptaprenylglyceryl phosphate synthase, giving the protein MRQKLLTIRQEILEAKRNGQKLLAILLDPDKIVWENLDHLLLKINQSPATHIFVGGSIVQATILEDLISKLKQDTNLPVVIFPGDPSQISPQADAILFLSLLSGRNPDYLIEYQVQAAPILKRTNLEVISTGYILIESGNETAVARVSKTKPLDRDNFDLVLATAQAGEMLGNQLIYLEAGSGAKKAVPLEMIRLIAQNVEIPIIVGGGIVDLHGIQNAYNAGADLVVIGTAFENDSHFFES; this is encoded by the coding sequence ATGAGACAAAAATTACTCACCATACGGCAAGAAATTTTGGAAGCTAAAAGGAATGGGCAAAAATTACTGGCTATACTGTTAGATCCGGATAAGATTGTTTGGGAAAATTTAGATCATTTATTGCTCAAAATAAATCAATCGCCCGCAACACATATATTTGTGGGAGGAAGTATTGTACAGGCAACAATTTTAGAAGATTTAATTTCAAAATTAAAACAAGATACCAATTTACCCGTTGTTATATTTCCGGGTGATCCTTCACAGATTTCGCCTCAGGCAGATGCGATTTTGTTTTTATCATTGTTATCAGGCCGGAATCCGGATTATTTAATAGAATATCAAGTTCAGGCTGCTCCAATTTTAAAAAGAACCAATCTGGAAGTAATTTCGACAGGTTATATTTTGATTGAAAGCGGGAACGAAACGGCCGTAGCACGCGTAAGTAAAACAAAACCACTGGATCGGGATAATTTTGATCTGGTTTTGGCAACAGCACAGGCAGGAGAAATGTTAGGGAACCAATTGATTTATTTGGAAGCGGGAAGCGGTGCAAAAAAAGCAGTTCCGTTAGAAATGATTCGGTTAATTGCCCAAAATGTGGAGATTCCTATAATTGTTGGCGGAGGAATTGTAGATTTGCACGGAATTCAAAACGCTTATAATGCCGGTGCTGATTTAGTGGTTATTGGAACCGCTTTTGAAAACGACAGTCATTTTTTTGAATCATAA